The genomic stretch ATCAGCCAGGAAAGAGAGACACTGACGGCGCGTCTTTTTAAAACCACTCTGAGTGAGACACCCGCGACCAGAAACCAGTACAGCGCGATGCTTGCCAGAGTTAAGAAGTGATAAACCTTATCCATGCACTAAGTATACTCAAATTCAGTTGTTCGAATAGTAAATTGAAAGCATAAGCGTGAAAAGAAAACCAGCAAAAACAATATGAAACCAAGATAACAGAAAAGTTTGTTAATTGAGTGTAATTCTAGTGTTATATAAGGAAGGGTAGGTTAAAAACGCATCAGATAGTCTGACAAAAGCGGGTGGAGTCCGAAAAATATACTGTTCGGGCTTCCAATTTTATTCCTAAACTGTTCTACTTGCCACAACCTTGGTGTCACTCTATTTTTAAATGTGTGTAAATAAATTTATACACCTACTTTTGGACACCGCACTGACAAACACAACATATTGGTACAGAAACAATGGCGAGTAGTTCTCGAGGTCAATTTACATCGCGGTTCGGCTTTATTATGGCCGCCGCGGGCTCGGCCGTGGGCCTGGGTAACGTTTGGGGTTTCCCGACCCAGGCAGCGAGTAATGGTGGCGCGGTCTTTTTGATCGTATACCTGTTGATGGTCTTTTTGCTGGCATTCCCGATGCTGGTGGCGGAACTGACCATTGGTCGTTATGGCCAGTCCAACCCGATTCGCTCGTTTCGTGCTGCGTGGCCGAAAGGCAAACTGGGTGCCATTTTACTAGGTATCGGCGGGATGATCGTCGTCTCCCTGATCCTGAGCTTCTACGCGATCGTGGCTGGCTGGCTGGTCGGCTCTTTCTTCAGCAGTGGCCTGGATTTTATCGGCATGCAGAGTGCTGGTCACTGGCTGACCACTTTCGGCACGGAGCGCAATCTGGTACTGATGGTGCTGTTTATGGCGCTGACCATGTTTGTGGTACGCAACGGTGTGGCGGACGGGATTGAAAAATGGTCAACTCGCCTGATGCCGCTGTTGTTCGTTCTGTTTGGTCTGCTGACTATCTACATCTTCACTCAGGATGGTGCGGTTGAAGGTCTGAAAATGTACCTGGTACCGGACTTCTCTCATCTGACACCGCAACTGGTTGTGAGCGCAATGGGGCAGGCGTTCTTCTCACTGTCGCTAGGGGTGTGTGTAATGACGACGTACGGCTCTTACCTGAAAAAAGACACGAACCTGCCGAAAACCGCAGCGCAGGTCGCCCTGATTGATACCGGTGTTGCCTTTATTGCCGGCCTGATGATTCTGCCAGCGATGTTTGTTGCCAAACACAACGGGGTTGAAATTTTCTCTGAGTCGGGTGAACTGCTCAACTCAGATACACTGGTCTTTACTGTACTGCCGGCGATGTTTGATACCATGGGTTCCGTTGGTGCCCTGATTGGCTTGGTCTTTTTCCTGCTGATGATCATCGCGGCCCTGACGTCTTCAATTTCCATGCTGGAAGTGCCGGTTGCCTGTGCGACCGAAGAGCTGAAGCAGAGCCGCCGCACTGCGGTATTGTGGATTGGCGGTCTGGTCACGGTGATTTCTGCGGTGATTGTGATGAACTTCTCCAGCCTGTTTGGCCTGGTGATTCAGTTCACCACAGTGTACTCGCAGCCTATCATTGCTCTGTTGATCACCCTGATTGTTGGCTGGATCTGGAACCGTAACCAGATTCTGACTGAGCTGAAGCAGGGTTGCCCGGAGATTGAAAACAGCTGGTTCTGGAAAATCTGGCCACTGTACGTGCGCCTGGTTTGCCCGGTACTGATGCTGCTGGTCTTTTTGCCTGATCCGCGCGGAGCCAAGCTCAGTTATCGGCGACGGCTTAGATAACTCTTTAATAAAAAAGCCACCTGCGTCAGCCGGTGGCTTTTTTGTATCTGCTATTCTCAAGGCGTAGGTTGGCACTGACCTGCCAGCACTAAACAGAATAAGGAGCCTGAAATGGATACTACGTATCGGATTGAACAAGACAGTATGGGCGAAATTAAGGTACCCCAAGACGCCTTATACCAGGCTCAGACTCAGCGAGCAGTGAACAACTTTGCTATCAGTCGTCATCAGATGCCGAAAGCGTTTATTCAGGCGCTGGCGCGGATAAAGCAGGCGGCAGCGATGACCAACGCCCAACTCGGTTTACTTGATCAGGATATAGCGGATGCGGTGCAGCAGGCCACCAAGCAAATCATTGAAGGACACTACCTTGACCAGTTTCCGATTGATGTGTTCCAGACCGGTTCCGGCACCAGTTCGAACATGAACATGAACGAAGTACTGGCTACACTGGCGTCCAGAATCACCAACAAGACAGTCAGCCCTAATGACCATGTCAATATGGGACAGAGCAGTAATGATGTGGTCCCGACCGCGATTCAGCTCAGCTGCGCGATTCAGATTGAGCATCATTTGTTGCCGTCACTGTCCCATCTTAGCTCGGTGCTGGCCAATAAGAAGCAGCAACTGGCGCATGTGGTCAAAACCGGGCGTACTCACCTCATGGATGCGATGCCGATAACCTTCGAGCAGGAACTGGGCGGCTGGCAGGCACAGATAGAACACGCCAGTCATGCGATTGAGCAGACCCTGCCTGCGTTGACGGCTCTGGCTCAGGGCGGCACAGCGGTGGGCACCGGGATTAATGCCGACCCGCAGTTCGCTGAGGCGTTTGCGGAAAATCTGTCGCGTATGACCCGGATTGATTTTGTGCCCAGTGACAACTTCTTCTTTAATCTCAGCAGTCAGGATGCAACCGTGGCTTTGTCCGGCCAGTTAAAAACCACGGCCGTCGCTTTAATGAAAATGGCCAATGACCTTCGCTGGATGAACTCCGGCCCGCTCGCCGGACTGGGTGAGATTGAGCTGCCGGCGTTGCAGCCCGGCTCTTCCATCATGCCGGGCAAAGTCAACCCGGTGATCCCGGAGGCGGTGGCAATGGCCTGCGCTCAGGTCATCGGCAACGACACCACCATTACCGTGGCGGGGCAGGCGGGTAACTTTCAGCTCAATGTGATGCTACCGGTGATTGCGCACAATATTCTGGAGAGCATTGAATTACTGGCTAATTCGGCCATCGCGCTGGCGGATAAAGCGCTAGTGGGCTTTACGGTGCGGGAAGACCATCTGGAAGCGGCACTAGCTAAAAATCCGATTCTGGTCACCGCACTCAATCCTGTGATTGGTTATCTCAAAGCGGCCGAGATCGCGAAACAGGCCTACCGCCAGGGCAGGCCGGTGATTGATGTGGCTGAAGAGCTGACAGAGATAAGCCGTGACGAACTGGAACACTTGCTTGATCCGGCACTGCTGGTGAAGGGAGGGATCGTCGAATAGGGCTCTGACTGCCTGGATCGCTGGCAATGGACAAATATCGGTCAGCCAACATCGCGTAAGCGAGAGTTTGCTGACCTTTGGCGTCACTTGAGTATAATGGCGGTCCATTTTAGTGAGGCCGTATGTTCGATATTCTCTATAGTCATGCTGATTTTCTGATCATCAACAAGCATCCCGATGTGTCTGTACACAAGGATGACGGCGACACCATGTTGCTGCAGGACGTGGGTCAACAGAGCGGCGACAGCCAGCTTTATCTGGTGCATCGTCTCGACAAAATGACTTCGGGTATTTTGCTGTTGGCTCGCAATGCCAGTGCTGCGTCTGAGTTGTCCAAAGCGTTTGCCGACCGGGCAGTCGCAAAATTTTATCTGGCGCTGGGCAGCAAAAAGCCGAAGAAGAAACAGGGCCTGGTGAGCGGTGATATGGAACGCTCACGTCGCTCGGCGTGGAAACTGATGCCGAGCCAGCATAACCCGGCCGTGACCCAGTTTTTTTCCGCCGCTGCAGAGCCGGGTGAGCGCTTGTATTTATGTAAACCGCATACCGGTAAAACCCACCAGATTCGGGTGGCGCTAAAATCGGTCGGCTCGGCGATTGTCGGTGACCCGATTTACAACCCGGGCAGCAGTGCCGATCGTGGTTACCTGCATGCCTTTGCGCTGCGCTTTCCATATCAGGGGGAAATCTACAGCTGGGTGTGCGATCCGCGTCAATATAACGCGCTGGGCGAGAAATGGCACAGCGTTATCGTCAGCCAGGGCATTGATGCCTGGCTTGAACCCTGGTCACTAAGCTGGCCAAGCGTGAAAAAGTAATTATATATGCAAACAACTGCTTTATCTCAATTTTTTTCAGAAATCACGGCTCAACTGGCCGACGTTCCCAATGAAGTCCGCCGCCTGTTTCATGGCCGTGGTCAGCGCTTCGCCGGATTAGAGCAACTGACCGGTGACTGGCTGCAGGGACAGTTGATCATCAGCCTGTTCAAACCGGTTGAAGATGAGTTTCTTGATGCACTGGTAAAGGGCCTAACTGAACTGGCTGCTTCGCCACTGTGGGCGCACAAGGGCGGGCGTTGTATTGTATTGCAACACCGCTATGCCGATGGCGCGCCATCGCAGGTGCTGGTGGGGGAACTCGATGACCGCCCGGTGGTGGAAGAAAACGGCCTTAAGTTTCAGCTTGATATCGGCCGCAATCAGAATTCCGGCCTGTTTCTCGATATGCGTTTGGGCCGTGACTGGGTGCGTGAGCACGCCAAACACAAAAAACGTGCTCAACTTGTTTGCCTACACCTGCGGTTTTTCTGTCGCGGCGATTGCCGGTGGTGCCGATAATGTAGTAAACGTGGATATGGCCAAGGGCTCGCTGTCGAAAGGGCGCGAAAATCACAAGCTCAATGATCATAACCTGAATCAGGTCAGTTTCCTGGGTCATGATATTTTCAGAAGCTGGGGTAAGATTAAGAAATACGGCCCGTACGATCTGGTGATTATCGATCCGCCGTCGTTCCAGAAGGGCAGTTTCGCCCTGACCAAGGATTACGCCAAAATCCTGCGCCGCCTGCCTGATTTGCTCAACCCGAATGGCGAAGTACTGGCCTGCGTTAACTCGCCGATGGTGAGCAGTGAGTTCCTGATTGAAGGCATGCAGGCAGAAGCGCCACAACTGACCTTCCAGTACCGCCTGGATAACCCGCCGGAGTTTGCTGATATTGATGATGAGTCAGCGTTGAAGGCGTTGGTATTCAGTTAAGTTCGGAAGATAGCACAGCTCAGGCTGTGCTTTTTTTCGCATTTGTCTGCCGGGCCGCGTGGCGATTCTTTCCGGTCTCGGCTCGTGCTAAAATCTAGCTTATCACCACTGTTAAGGATTACGACATGGCCTCAGATTATTACGGCACCAGTGCCGGTTACGCGCGCAAAGAAGCCGGCTACCGGGAAAAAGCACTCAAACTGTATCCTTGGGTATGCGGTCGTTGTGCACGCGAATTTGTCTACTCTAATCTGCGTGAATTAACCGTTCACCACAAAGATCACGACCACACCAACAACCCGGAAGACGGCAGTAACTGGGAATTGCTGTGCCTTTATTGCCACGACCACGAGCACAGCAAATATCTGGATCATGAGCGTTACGGCAGCGAAATCAAACCCGGTGATGATGAGCATCAGGGTGCCACGTACAATCCGTTTGCGGATTTAGCCAAGATGATGAAGAAGTAGGGATTAGGGCGCAGCGGATAAGATTGCTGTCAGCGGCTTAATGCTGCACCGAGCGGGTGGAAGTAGGCCTGCCGCGCAGCGTGAATAACATCTCTGTGCCCAATATCCGGATAAACCGCGATGCTGTCAGGTTTCGTGGTGCCTGAGACTAAATACGGGTTTTCAATTCCGGAACATGACTCTACCACCGCCTCAAAAGCGCGCGCCATCATCTCAGTTGGCTGAGAAAAGTAATTTGACCCCATCGCTTTATCCGCTTTGACGCTGCGCAGGACATAATCGTGCATGTCCTGGCCGTTATTAATCAGAAGTGTTGCATCGAAAATACGGAGTAAACGCTGATTCAGCGGATGCGGATAATGGTCGAGATTTTTTAACCAGCAATCACTGGCGAACAGGATACTTCTTTGCGGCCCGAAGCGGTCGCCGATGGCAAACGCCTCTTTGATATCTTAGATTGAAGCGCCATACTTGACTTTTCAGTACCGCCTCGATAACCGACCGGAGTTCGCTGATATTGATAGAGAATCAGCGTTAAAAGAGTTGGTATTCAGTTAATCTGGCAAAATGGTACTGCTTAAGTTGTGCCATTTTTGTTTGTTTTTTAGTTAGTTCATGAGTCGTAATCGAAAAGTCTACCAATGAGAGTTAACCGTTTTGGGAACCACTGTTATTTATCCCTATATATCCAGATACAAGGTTGTAACTAGTAGAGTAAAAGTTCGTTTGAAGCGGTATTTTTCGGTTTAGATGATGTTGTTTGTAACATTGATTCTGGAACAATTGAAAAGAGGTGAACTAGCGCTGCTAACGGATTCTCCCTCTAGGCCTGTTTTGTTCAGAGACGGAATGAGCAAATCGTGGAGCTTGTCGGCGGAAGGGCAAGAGGCGTTATCGCCAGAAGCGAAAAGTGCCTATCTTTCCAGAACGAAAATGTCTGGCGGTGCGGCGGGCAGTGCTGTACCCATTCAAAGCGCCGCTGTCTATGCGCCTAACATTGAAGAGACCTACGTTCCTGAGCCCGTAAAACCTGATACCTCAGATACACCACCAAAACTGCAATACGAATATTGCTTTGAAGTGGCTTGCTCGGATGAGACGTATAGAAAAAGCGTGGGGTATGCGTTTGAACTGGCGAAAACCAAACAGGAAGCCCTGATTGGCCGCTGGCAGACGGAGGCAACCGAGCACGGTACAAAATATACGGCGCTCACCGCCTTTGATGAACCGAAAAAATTAGTCGCTAAAGTAGCGTCCAATGCTCTGGGAATTAGTGTTCCCGACAATGTGCAGGTGAAGCCTATAGGCTCTGGTGTAGTGCGAGAAGCCTTTATCCCAGTTGTCCCTTCAGTACAGCTTGGTGAGCGTTTGGGGCTACCAACAGAAGGCTACTACTACCATTTCTACAATGGACGCTTAGTTCAAGAGTACAAGCTGCTAGGAAATGGCAAGTGGGCCTTCTATGCGACACGTTCCACCCACGAGCAGCTCAATGATGAGCAAGGCTACAACATCTATCAAAGCGCCATTCTGGTTTACTGGAAGCTCGAAGGTAAAGACGTTGAAAACCAACATCTGATTTATCTTGAACAGCCAATTACCCGAGAAGAGCTAGACAAACTCGATGATGACTGGTTAGCTCAACATGGTATCAAGCTCGATATAAACGAATTGCTTGCTGCGCCCAAGCAACCTGTTGCGGAAAGGCAAACCACTCACCCCTCCGATACGGAGAAAGCTGAGAATAAACCAGAGATACATACTGTTGGAACGGACTCTAAAACCAACCAATGAGAATCATGGGGAGCCATTGCAGAGCAATATGGCTTGTCGGCGAAACAATTACTTGATTTGAATCCGCAGTACAACGCTGACCCGATGTCATTGAAAGTCGCGGATAAGCTCACGGTTCAAGAGCCTGTAAATCTTGAAAGTACCAAAACAGTTCAACGTGATTTACCACTAGTGGAGCCCAAGATATACAACCAAGCTGCAAACACTCACTATGCTTACAACGGTAATTTTCAGGGAACGTCACTTAAGCCTATCGGCAGCGAGACTATTTTGGACAATGATCTTGTTGTGGCAAACTTAGCCAGCATACCTCCTCAGGACGTCGATGATGTGTATCTTGTCTTCGCTGATAAAAAAATGAGCGTGGAGGATTTTGCCCAAGAAACGTATCTATCGAAAGGCAAAAGCATTATTGATCATGTATTAAAGTCAAACCCTCATCTTAAACGTAGCTTTAGCCAAATTATTGAAGGAATGCCTTTAGTTGTATCGCCATGGATAGAAAAGCACCCAGATGAAGAGTTCGCTATCAAACAAGCTAATGAACTTATGACTGAGTTTTTGCAGCTTTCTAGTGAAGAGAAGAAATGGTTTGCAGAGCACCATGAAACGGCAACCAATGCTTTACTTGTTGCGGCGACATCCGGCCTAGATGTTTACCAAGATGAGTCAGCATCATCAGGCCTTCGTGATTTTAGTTTAAATGATATCGTTGCCGGAGCTGGTACTGTGGTTGCGGGAGCTCAGATACAAGGAGACAAACTTAGCCAGCGAATGAAGTCATTTGCAGAGTATTCGCGTTATACTGCAGAGAAAACCAAAGGCTTATCAGGGCAAGCGCTTTATTCTAATCCTGACTATAAAGTATGGAGAAAAGAAGCGAGAGCATTTCAAAGTGAGATGAAATCGATTCTCTCGGAGGTTGGTAAACCGGGCTACATTAAAAATGTTCAAGCGAAGCGTATCAATGACTACCTTAATGTCGGTAAGCGACAATTGTATCGCGCGAAAGATTTCTCTAAGGCGGTATCAGGGATTGAGATGACGAGTTTGTATAAGCGAGCTATGTCTTTCAGCCGATTTTTGGGTGTTGCCAATGGGTTAGTGATTGGGGCTGGCTTGTATGGTAATGCTGTGGATGTAGTAAAGACATGTAATACTAGTGGTTGGTTTGAGGAAACCTGTAATCGTAGCTTGGTGAAAAATACAGCTTCCGGTGCTGTAAATGTTGTTGCTGGTGTTCGGATAGGTATAGCTTTAGCTGCCATTCCTGTTACAGGAGGATTATCGATAGCTTTAGTTGCAGGAGGAACACTCTTTTGGGGATTATATGGTGGTGACATATCGAATAACGTGGGCAAGTTTGCAGAGGAAGTGATTTTTGATTGATAAAGTGCCTGAAGTAAGTTTATACGTTTTTTTACTTACTTTTTTTCCATGGATGACGATATTAACATATTTATCTATTAAGTTTAGGAAGAATAAATATGCGTTGATATACAGTATTTCAGACAGTGCCCCAGATCGGTTCCGTGAACGTTCAAAAATGATGATGGAAAGCAATGTATCTTGGCTTGCTGCGAGTGGATTTGCGTTTGAGATCTTTGGGTATGTGATGCTCAGGTATGCTTGGGGAATTTCTCATTCAGATATATTTCTTTGGAGAAAAAGCATTAAGTCTATATTTGGAAAAGATTTTCCACTTTATTTCATTATGACATGCTTAATGGATATCTCTTTGACAAGTCTCTCAATCATCTTGATAAGCATGCTATTTCGTTAAAAATAATGTAATACAACTTAGGTGGACTGCTATAGGATGAGGAATCACTCTTATACCTGTTACTGGAGGACTATCAATTGCATTGGTCGCTGGTGGATCTTTTATTTGGGGAATGTATGGTGGAGAAATCTCCAATGGCTGGAGAGCGTTGGTAGAAGAGGTGTTATTTGATTAGTGGATATGCGGCAGTAATAGGCTCTACGACTGGATTAATATTTTTCGCGACTAATATATTTCTAACTATAAAGTTAAGACCAAGAAAATATGAGTTAATGCAATTAATTTATCAAAGTGCTCCTGAGGAATTTAGAAGCAGAGCTTTATTACTTATGGAAGCACATATGTCTTGGGTTGCAGGAAGCGCTGGCAGCTACATTTGGTTCGTGTCCCCCATGTTGCGATTCGCTTGGAAGATCTCCGCTGATGATATTTCAAGCTGGCAACAAGAGATTAAAAAGGCATTGGGTACAATGTATCCCCTTTATTGGTTATCTATCATGTTGCTTAATGTAACCTTTGCTAGTTTGGCAGTTTTTACTATCAATGAATACGTGATAAGCAAACTAATTTAGGAAGATTGGTAGAGGCGAAGAGCTTTGATTGATTTAGTGATTAAAGTCGGCGTGTTACTGCTAGTAGTAGGTGGGTTCCCATGCTTGATCTTGAATCTCTACTTGTCAATTAAGCTTCGGAAGAGAAAGTACGAGATGCTTCATAGCATTGTGATTAGATTAGTACGCCATCTAAGTTTAAAGAACGAGCTAAATTTATTTTAGAGAGTAATCTTTCATGGGTGTTTGCTAGTTCCACAAGTCACATATGGTACGCATACCTGATGCTTAGGTACGGTTGGCGAATACCGAAGGAAGAGATTCAAGAGTGGCGTCAAAGCATCCAATCTATTTATGGTTCTGATTATCCTGTATATAGACTGTCGACTCTATTGACTAATGTGTGGCTAACAGGTCTCCCCCGTTTTGTTATTAATCGCTTTTCGTAAATAGGCTTTACAGATAACAGAATCGAGACGAAAAAGAATGGGGAGTCTGCTAGATCGCCTTGCCGTTGAGACTGAACATAATCAAACCCGGTGATGATGAGCATCAGGGCGCCACGTACAATCCGTTTGCGGATTTAGCCAAGATGATGAAGAAGTAGGGATTAGGGCGCAGCGGATAAGATTGCTGTCAGCGGCTTAATGCTGCACCGAGCGGGTGGAAGTAGGCCTGCAGCGCAGCGTGAATAACATCTCTGTGCCCAATATCCGGATAAACCGCGATGCTGTCAGGTTTCGTGGTGCCTGAGACTAAATACGGGTTTTCAATTCCGGAACATGACTCTACCACCGCCTCAAAAGCGCGCGCCATCATCTCAGTTGGCTGAGAAAAGTAATTTGACCCTGTCGCTTTATCCGCTTTGACGCTGCGCAGGACATAATCGTGCATGTCCTGGCCGTTATTAATCAGAAGTGTTGCATCGAAAATACGGAGTAAACGCTGATTCAGCGGATGCGGATAATGGTCGAGATTTTTTAACCAGCAATCACTGGCGAACAGGATACTTCTTTGCGGCCCGGATCGGTCGCCGATGGCAAACGCCTTCTCTGCAATATAGTGATCAAACGCGTGCCAGAACTCATGTGCCAGCGCACCGGCACCGGCATTTTTCGCCAATGCCAGTTCACGTTGATTGGGAGCATAATGGGCCTGAACACCTTGGCGGCCACCAGTGCCGAATGCCAGATTCAGGTTACCGCGCAGGCCAATTGCCTCCGGCGGCAGAGCCAGGATATAGGCCAGATCGGCCAGTGAATCAAAAATCAGATTAGCCGCGAGATCCTTTTCTTCCGCGTTCACCCATTTACCGACACGAATACTGCCGATGCCAAACGTTTCTTTTATATCAAGAAATGACATCTGCTCGCCGTGGCGATAGTCGGGGCCTTTACGCGTCTTGTATTTAAAGCTGGTTAACTGCAAGCGATTCCTCGGAGATGGTATGCCACGGCCCGTCATTCGACACGGCCTTAACTTCGCAGGCCAATTGTACATGAATCCGTGACTCAGGGAGAGGGCGACTTCAGCTACCTGCGTTGAAAATGCGTTGAGCTAATAAGGCAGCACAGAGCCAGTAAGTTGGAGTAAAGCCAGTAAGTTAGAGTAAAGATAGCAATTTAGCATAAAAAGCGCATAATCTGCTTTTACGACACTGACAAAAGACATTCCCTATGGCTGACTTTCAATATTACTTTGAGCAACTTCCTTGTTTTAACTGTAAAAAGACCACGGTAAGCACCGATCTTGGCTGGTTAACGGCTGCCATGAAAGCAGATGTACAGGCGCAAGTGGCTGAGATTACCGCGCAAGATGGCCTTGACGCCGATATCGCGGTCAACGTGACCTGCACCAAAGACGAAGCGCGCGATTATTTGCTGCTGAACTTCTACGGTTACTCTGACGAAGAACTGGCGGATCAGGTGGAAGCTGACGACGAAAAAGAAGTCGCAGATGAAATCGCAGAGCTACTAGAAGCAGGCAGCAGCACCATCGTGTTTGAACACGAAATCGCGCTGCAAAGCTGCACCGCGTGCGATGTTGATGCTGAGTAACAGCAACCGTCAACACCACCGCTAAACCGGTATGAATATGGAAGGCGTGAGCGGAATAAATCTGCTCACGCTTTTTTGTGCTGCTGGTTTGGAGTCAGCGGCACAAATTTGATGCGCATGTTATGGATGGTCTGGACTGATTGCAGGCTGGCCGCAATCTAACCTCATTAAGCTTCCGCCACGGCTAGTTATTCCATGTGGCTTTGTCACCGCACACCGACAGCGGCTGTAACGGCTGGTCGGGTTTGGCGTACTGCAAACGATACAGCCTCTGCGTTACGTGGTAACTATCCAGTCCACTGATCGTCACCCAATCGAGTGATTCAATATCAAGATAGCCGTCCGGTTTGATGATTTCATCCGGCAGG from Vibrio ostreae encodes the following:
- a CDS encoding TIGR01621 family pseudouridine synthase; the encoded protein is MFDILYSHADFLIINKHPDVSVHKDDGDTMLLQDVGQQSGDSQLYLVHRLDKMTSGILLLARNASAASELSKAFADRAVAKFYLALGSKKPKKKQGLVSGDMERSRRSAWKLMPSQHNPAVTQFFSAAAEPGERLYLCKPHTGKTHQIRVALKSVGSAIVGDPIYNPGSSADRGYLHAFALRFPYQGEIYSWVCDPRQYNALGEKWHSVIVSQGIDAWLEPWSLSWPSVKK
- a CDS encoding CLCA_X family protein, yielding MQLTSFKYKTRKGPDYRHGEQMSFLDIKETFGIGSIRVGKWVNAEEKDLAANLIFDSLADLAYILALPPEAIGLRGNLNLAFGTGGRQGVQAHYAPNQRELALAKNAGAGALAHEFWHAFDHYIAEKAFAIGDRSGPQRSILFASDCWLKNLDHYPHPLNQRLLRIFDATLLINNGQDMHDYVLRSVKADKATGSNYFSQPTEMMARAFEAVVESCSGIENPYLVSGTTKPDSIAVYPDIGHRDVIHAALQAYFHPLGAALSR
- a CDS encoding class II fumarate hydratase is translated as MDTTYRIEQDSMGEIKVPQDALYQAQTQRAVNNFAISRHQMPKAFIQALARIKQAAAMTNAQLGLLDQDIADAVQQATKQIIEGHYLDQFPIDVFQTGSGTSSNMNMNEVLATLASRITNKTVSPNDHVNMGQSSNDVVPTAIQLSCAIQIEHHLLPSLSHLSSVLANKKQQLAHVVKTGRTHLMDAMPITFEQELGGWQAQIEHASHAIEQTLPALTALAQGGTAVGTGINADPQFAEAFAENLSRMTRIDFVPSDNFFFNLSSQDATVALSGQLKTTAVALMKMANDLRWMNSGPLAGLGEIELPALQPGSSIMPGKVNPVIPEAVAMACAQVIGNDTTITVAGQAGNFQLNVMLPVIAHNILESIELLANSAIALADKALVGFTVREDHLEAALAKNPILVTALNPVIGYLKAAEIAKQAYRQGRPVIDVAEELTEISRDELEHLLDPALLVKGGIVE
- a CDS encoding sodium-dependent transporter produces the protein MAAAGSAVGLGNVWGFPTQAASNGGAVFLIVYLLMVFLLAFPMLVAELTIGRYGQSNPIRSFRAAWPKGKLGAILLGIGGMIVVSLILSFYAIVAGWLVGSFFSSGLDFIGMQSAGHWLTTFGTERNLVLMVLFMALTMFVVRNGVADGIEKWSTRLMPLLFVLFGLLTIYIFTQDGAVEGLKMYLVPDFSHLTPQLVVSAMGQAFFSLSLGVCVMTTYGSYLKKDTNLPKTAAQVALIDTGVAFIAGLMILPAMFVAKHNGVEIFSESGELLNSDTLVFTVLPAMFDTMGSVGALIGLVFFLLMIIAALTSSISMLEVPVACATEELKQSRRTAVLWIGGLVTVISAVIVMNFSSLFGLVIQFTTVYSQPIIALLITLIVGWIWNRNQILTELKQGCPEIENSWFWKIWPLYVRLVCPVLMLLVFLPDPRGAKLSYRRRLR
- a CDS encoding YajD family HNH nuclease, producing the protein MASDYYGTSAGYARKEAGYREKALKLYPWVCGRCAREFVYSNLRELTVHHKDHDHTNNPEDGSNWELLCLYCHDHEHSKYLDHERYGSEIKPGDDEHQGATYNPFADLAKMMKK